The DNA sequence AAAAAGAAATGCATGTATCGGTACTGATATTTCCTCCACTTAAATCCCGTAATACCCTTAATACTTCTGGTTCTGAAAGACCCTGACGAAGTGATAAGGAAAAATTCCGTAAGGGAGCAGGAATATCTTTAAGGAGCGATTCAAAGGAAGGTACCTTCATCTCTCCAAGCATCATTTCCCCGTCATGTTCGGTGTTTGGAATGTAATCCATTGCATCTCCGGTTCAATGTAAAATTTCTAAAACAATAACAATTACTCTGCATCGCCCAGGATAATATACACCCTGCGGCAGCATACAATCAGATTATTTATCGGAGGTATACAGGCTCTATGTGTGATAATACTCTTGGATAGGTTTTACGTCAAGAATTCCGCTTTTCAGCGCCTCAATAGCCTTTGTAGCAGCAATAGCGCCAGCAACGGTTGTAAAATAAGGGATACGATGAATAAGAGCTGTTCGTCGTATAGAATAAGAGGCTTCCTGAGCAGCTTTACCTTCTATCGTATTAATGACAAGATGGATTTCATTATTCTTGATATGATCGACAATATTAGGTCTTCCTTCGATTACCTTCAAAGCACGGGTAACAGAAACATTATCCCCGGAAAGCACCATGGCAGTGCCTCGTGTAGCAACAATTTTAAATCCCATGTGTAAGAGTTTTTTTGCAATAGGTACCATGGACTTTTTATCCCGATCCCTCACGCTCATAAATACCGTCCCGGTTAATGGGAGACTACAATCAGCAGCCATTTGTGATTTTGCATAGGCACGGCCAAAATCCATGTCCAGTCCCATAACCTCACCGGTAGATTTCATCTCGGGTCCCAGTATCGTATCAACACCTTTAAATTTCAAAAAAGGAAATACTGCCTCTTTTACTGCAACATGCTTCAACTTCATATTCATGGAGATGTTTAATTCGCTGAGTCTCTTTCCAGCGATCACCTTAGCCGCAATCTTGGCCATCGGAATACCTATCGCCTTGCTGACAAAAGGCACGGTTCTTGATGCACGGGGATTAACCTCCAGCACATAGACCATCTTATTTTTAATTGCATATTGTATGTTAATAAGTCCTATTACATTCAATGCCAGCGCAATAACTTGCGTTTGTTTTTTCAACTCATGAATAATATCTTTTTCGATAGAATATGGGGGCAGGGAACAGGCACTATCTCCGGAGTGAATACCAGCCTCCTCAATATGTTCCATAATGCCACCAATAAATACCTCTTTACCATCACAAATTGCATCTACATCAATTTCTATGGCATCTTCTAAAAATTGATCTATCAAAACAGGATGTTCAGGCGAAACCTGCACAGCATGGGTAACATAATTCTCCAGACCCATTTCATCATAAACAACCCGCATGGCCCTTCCTCCCAGAACATAAGAGGGGCGAAGCATTACGGGATAACCTATTTTACTGGCAATAACTTTCGCTTCCGCATCAGAACGGGCACAACCATTATTCGGTTGCCTTAATTTTAGTTGATTCATCAAGGCTGCAAATCGTTCGCGGTCCTCGGCAATATCAATACTATCGGGAGAAGTCCCTAATATTTTTACTCCCTCTTTTTCTAAAGGCACTGCCAATTTTAGCGGAGTCTGTCCTCCAAATTGAACAATAATACCCTCTGGTTTCTCTTTATCAACAATCTCAAGAACGTCTTCCAGGGTAAGGGGTTCAAAATAAAGACGGTCTGAAGTGTCATAGTCTGTGCTCACCGTTTCCGGATTACAGTTAATCATAATGGTCTCATAACCCAATTCTCTCAATGCGGAAACTCCATGAACACAACAATAATCAAATTCAATTCCCTGTCCAATCCGGTTAGGTCCACTCCCTAAGATAATAATCTTTTTTTCCCGTGTTGGCTCAGCCTCACAAGAGGTCTCATAGGTAGAATACAAGTAGGGTGTAAATGCTTTAAATTCTGCAGCACAAGTATCTACATGCTTAAATACCGGTCTAATGGCTTCTTTTTGCCGGTATTGCCGTATAGTTTTTTCGTCAACATTGCATAAATAAGCCAGATATTTATCTGAATATCCACATTGCTTTGCCTCAATGAGCATTTCTTTTTCTATGTTAAATCCATTATCACCCTGATAAAGAGAGGTCTGTGAAAGGTTATCCCTGTACTTTGACCATTTCTGTTTTATCTCAACTTCCAGATCTAATACTTGTTTAATATTATAGAGAAACCAGCGATCAATATGTGTCCATGCAAATATCTCGTCCAGATTAACACCAAGCCGTATTGCATCAGCAATATACCACAGTCTATCAGGATTTGGGACCATCAATTTTCCTCTCAAAAACTCTAACCGCTGTTTTGTAGACCATTTGTCGCTTCCCAAAGGCCATAAAGTCTCAAATCCATACCGTCCAATTTCTAACGAGCGAATGGCTTTCCCTATAGCTTCTTTAAAAGTCCTTCCGATAGCCATAACTTCTCCTACAGATTTCATATGAATAGTAAGCGTAGGATCAGTATCCGGAAACTTCTCAAAATTAAATCGTGGTACTTTTACGACACAGTAGTCAATAGTTGGTTCAAAGCATGCAGGTGTATAACGAGTAATATCGTTAGGAATTTCATCAAGGGTGTAACCCACAGCAAGCTTCGCTGCAATTTTAGCAATCGGAAACCCGGTCGCCTTCGATGCCAGGGCAGAACTTCGTGAAACCCTTGGATTCATCTCAATTGCCAATACTTCTCCATCTTCCGGATTAACGGCAAACTGAATGTTGGACCCCCCGGTTTCCACCCCAATCTCTCGGATAATCTTAATTGCCGCATTACGCATAAACTGGTATTCAACATCGGTAAGCGTTTGAGCAGGAGCCACCGTAATGCTGTCACCGGTATGCACACCCATTGGATCAAAATTCTCAATAGAGCATACGATTACAACATTGTCTTTTAAATCGCGCATCACCTCAAGCTCATATTCCTTCCATCCAAGAACTGAGCGCTCTATCAGTACTTCATGCACCGGACTTGCATCTAAAGCTATTTTAATATATTCTTTATATTCTTCGATATTATAAGCAGCATTTCCACCAGAACCTCCCAGGGTGAATGAAGGTCGGATAATAGCGGGAAAACCAATCTTATCAATAATCTCCATTGCCTCATCGTACGAATGAGCATAACCACTTTCAGGCACTGAAATACCAATCCGTTTCATCGCTAATTTAAACAGTAACCGGTCTTCAGCCTTTTTAATGGCTTCTAGTTTAGCGCCTATCAGTTCTACCCCATACTCATCCAATACACCTTTTTCTGCAAGCTGAACGGCCGTATTTAGACCGGTTTGACCACCAAGTGTTGGAAGTAATGCCTGAGGACGTTCCTTTGCAATAATCTTTGCTACTATTTCATGGGTAATTGGCTCAATGTAAGTCTTATCGGCAATCTCAGGATCTGTCATAATTGTGGCAGGATTACTGTTTACAAGAACAACTTTGTATCCCTCTTCTCTCAGTGCCTTGCAGGCCTGAGTACCCGAATAATCAAACTCGCAGGCTTGACCAATAACAATCGGGCCAGAACCAATGATAAGGATTTTTTCTATGTCTGTTCTCTTCGGCATATATTTTTAAAAGGCCAAGATGATATCGTCTCTTTACTACATGAGTTTATGGGTTTCAGGAGACCTTGTATTGAATTCTCACCTATACGATGAGGTTCTTGATACTATCTTTCACGTTTCATCATCTCAATAAATTGTTCAAATAAATAGGTTGCATCGTGCGGACCTGGTGACGCCTCCGGATGATATTGCACGGAAAAGGCAGGTATAGAATGACATCTCAATCCCTCCACCGATTTATCATTAAGATTCAGATGGGTAATCTCTACATCACCGTAAGAACTTTTTTGCCTGGTGCCTTGAGACGGACTTGTTACAGCAAAATTGTGATTTTGCGCGGTAATCTCAACCTTTTTGGTTGCCAGGTCAATTACTGGTTGGTTCCCGCCATGATGTCCAAACTTAAGTTTATACGTCTTTAGTCCTAAGGTAAGCGCAAGAAGTTGATGCCCAAGACAGATTCCAAATACTGGTTTCTTACCCAGTAAACCCTTAATATTTTCAATCATATAAGGAACAGCTTCCGGATCACCAGGACCATTGGAAAGTACAACTCCATCAGGATTCATATCAAAAATAGTTTGAACTGGTGTATAAGCAGGAACTACAAGAACCGAACAACCAGCATCCCTTAATTTTCTTAAGATATTATATTTTACACCACAGTCATAAACAACAACCTTATATCTTTTAGACTCTTTCAGGTCTTTATCAACATCCTGCCACTCATACACGTCACCACATGTCACCGCTTTTACAAGATCTGTTCCGACTAATCCGGGTGATACCTGTATCTTTTGTATAAGACTTGCAATATCAAAATCAGTGGTAGAAATAATACCTTGCTGTACACCATAATCACGTATATGTGTTGTTAATCTTCTGGTATCTATTCCCTGGATACCTACAACTCCATTTTTCTTAAGAAAATCATCTAAACTAATCTGTGAACGCCAATTACTCGGAAAAGGACTGCACTCCTTGGTAATAAATCCCTCCAGGAATAGTTTTCTCGACTCGTAATCTTTTTGATTGATTCCATAATTACCAATCAAAGGATAGGTCATAACAACCATCTGTCCTTTATAGGAAGGATCGGTAAGGATCTCCTGATAGCCCATCGTACTTGTATTAAAAACAACCTCACCTATGGTTTCGCCAGAGGCGCCAAGAGAGAAACCTTTAAAAACCATCCCATCTGCCAGGACAAGTATTGCCTTTTTTTTATCCATACTATTTCTGTATTATTCTATACAATACAATGAAAGCCTTCGACCTCTAAAGTTCGTACCAATTGTTCACTGGACGCTAAATCGTACTAATAAAACAAGATGATGTCAAGCCAAAGTTTTTTGCTTGACTAACATGATGCCTTTGCTATATTAAACCGTATTATCACAGCAATTAATTATGCTGCGAGGTTTTAACCTGTCCAAATAATGGTCTGTGTGGTTTTCACATAAGCAGGCTGACCATAAGGGTCGAATGCTACATTTGCTGCGTATACTTCTTTCACTGCGCCCCTTTAGAGGATGCAAGAAAGAATAACGCTTTCATTCTCCTTAAGATCTTCAAGGTATGCCAATTTACCATGTTTATAAGTCACAGTTTATGTAAATTCTATTTGATAAAACTATGCCTCATGTAAATTTTAAGACTTCCGGGAGAGATCTCATCGCGATACATTATTTAATAGCAGCACCTCCTACTACGAGCAATATAAGTTTTATCAATTCACACCGAAAAGGTAAACAATATACCTTGAGCACATCATTATCAGCTTACAGGGCTAACAAAAGAGAATCTTACCCTCTATTCAAAATAAAATTGAGCTTGTGTTATAACTCCTATGGAAAACACAAATTCTTTAATTGAGGTTTCTCCATGTTAACCCTCTCTAACAAAATCAGTCTTAGCAGAATATTTTTTATTCCCCCGCTTGTGTTTTGCATCACACAAGTACAGCATAATAGCCACTACCGATATGCC is a window from the Candidatus Jettenia sp. genome containing:
- the carB gene encoding carbamoyl-phosphate synthase large subunit, with the translated sequence MPKRTDIEKILIIGSGPIVIGQACEFDYSGTQACKALREEGYKVVLVNSNPATIMTDPEIADKTYIEPITHEIVAKIIAKERPQALLPTLGGQTGLNTAVQLAEKGVLDEYGVELIGAKLEAIKKAEDRLLFKLAMKRIGISVPESGYAHSYDEAMEIIDKIGFPAIIRPSFTLGGSGGNAAYNIEEYKEYIKIALDASPVHEVLIERSVLGWKEYELEVMRDLKDNVVIVCSIENFDPMGVHTGDSITVAPAQTLTDVEYQFMRNAAIKIIREIGVETGGSNIQFAVNPEDGEVLAIEMNPRVSRSSALASKATGFPIAKIAAKLAVGYTLDEIPNDITRYTPACFEPTIDYCVVKVPRFNFEKFPDTDPTLTIHMKSVGEVMAIGRTFKEAIGKAIRSLEIGRYGFETLWPLGSDKWSTKQRLEFLRGKLMVPNPDRLWYIADAIRLGVNLDEIFAWTHIDRWFLYNIKQVLDLEVEIKQKWSKYRDNLSQTSLYQGDNGFNIEKEMLIEAKQCGYSDKYLAYLCNVDEKTIRQYRQKEAIRPVFKHVDTCAAEFKAFTPYLYSTYETSCEAEPTREKKIIILGSGPNRIGQGIEFDYCCVHGVSALRELGYETIMINCNPETVSTDYDTSDRLYFEPLTLEDVLEIVDKEKPEGIIVQFGGQTPLKLAVPLEKEGVKILGTSPDSIDIAEDRERFAALMNQLKLRQPNNGCARSDAEAKVIASKIGYPVMLRPSYVLGGRAMRVVYDEMGLENYVTHAVQVSPEHPVLIDQFLEDAIEIDVDAICDGKEVFIGGIMEHIEEAGIHSGDSACSLPPYSIEKDIIHELKKQTQVIALALNVIGLINIQYAIKNKMVYVLEVNPRASRTVPFVSKAIGIPMAKIAAKVIAGKRLSELNISMNMKLKHVAVKEAVFPFLKFKGVDTILGPEMKSTGEVMGLDMDFGRAYAKSQMAADCSLPLTGTVFMSVRDRDKKSMVPIAKKLLHMGFKIVATRGTAMVLSGDNVSVTRALKVIEGRPNIVDHIKNNEIHLVINTIEGKAAQEASYSIRRTALIHRIPYFTTVAGAIAATKAIEALKSGILDVKPIQEYYHT
- the carA gene encoding glutamine-hydrolyzing carbamoyl-phosphate synthase small subunit, producing MDKKKAILVLADGMVFKGFSLGASGETIGEVVFNTSTMGYQEILTDPSYKGQMVVMTYPLIGNYGINQKDYESRKLFLEGFITKECSPFPSNWRSQISLDDFLKKNGVVGIQGIDTRRLTTHIRDYGVQQGIISTTDFDIASLIQKIQVSPGLVGTDLVKAVTCGDVYEWQDVDKDLKESKRYKVVVYDCGVKYNILRKLRDAGCSVLVVPAYTPVQTIFDMNPDGVVLSNGPGDPEAVPYMIENIKGLLGKKPVFGICLGHQLLALTLGLKTYKLKFGHHGGNQPVIDLATKKVEITAQNHNFAVTSPSQGTRQKSSYGDVEITHLNLNDKSVEGLRCHSIPAFSVQYHPEASPGPHDATYLFEQFIEMMKRER